The nucleotide window CTTACATACCATAAAGCAAATAAATTGACTATCAATATGCACAACATGGCAATTGGAAACAATAATGCTAAAACAATTGAAATCACATATGCAATAATTAACTGCATATTAGTTATTTTTCCAATAAATAAATTGCCCATTCCATTTGCTTTTGCAGTTTTTCCAATTTTACATGCCACTACAATATTTAATCTTGAAGCCACAGGCATTAAAAGTAAAATAGGATAAATATATGGAATAGGTATTTTATTTATTAATGCCATTTTCATAATTAGTACACAAAAAAGTGCTAAAGCTCCATTTGTTCCAAGTCTACTGTCTTTCATTATTTCCAATACTCTATCTTTTGGTCTATTGCTGTAAATTCCATCAAAAGTATCTGCAAGTCCATCAAGATGCAGTCCACCCGTAATGATTATTTCTACTATTACAGCAAATACAGCTGCTAAAAAACTTCCTCCTAAATTAAGTCCAATATAATATCCTGCTAAAATGAAAGTACCAATAATTAAGCCAACTAGCGGAAAATATATTATACCATTTAAAAAATCTTCTTCTGTAACATTTAAATTAAACCTTATAGGTATACGAGTTAAAAACTGAATCATTAAAATAAAACGCTTCATCTTTATGTCCTTTCTACTTTATCTTTACAGGTATACCTGAAACTATAAAATAAACTTCGTCAGCTTTTCCTGCAATTAACTGATTCATCCTTCCAGCTATATCTCTAAAAATTCTAGACAATCTACTTTCCGGAACAATTCCCATGCCAAGCTCATTAGTAACAATAACCATATTTATTTCTGCTTTTTTTACTTCATCAATTAGTAAAACAATTTGCTCTTTTATATCATTTTCAATATCATCTACTTCTTCCCAATCAACTTTATCCCAATCTATATTTGAATTATCAAACATCAGATTAGTAATCATAATTGTCATACAATCTAATAGTACTGTATCGTGCTTTTTGGCAATTTTTTGTATATGTTTATAAATATCTCTATACATTTCAAAAGTAGTCCATTCGCTTGGTCTTGATTCTCTATGTCTTTTTATTCTATTCTTCATGCCATCATCAAAAGGTATAGCAGTAGCTATATAAGCTATTTTCTTTCCTATTTCAGATACGTATTTTTCAGCAAAAGAACTTTTTCCACTTCTTGCTCCGCCGGTTATCAAAATTATTTTTTTGTTTGAATTCATATAAACTCCTCCAAAGTTGGAAGTAAGGTATAAATATGTTTTCATTACTCTTATTTATACATCTTTAATCCATTTTTTTTGATTATCATTGTAGAAAGATATGGGATTTTTTCACTTTTTACTATATCTATATCTGTAATAACTCTTTCTTCTTCTGTACCACATTTAGAAATTAAAATAAAATTATTTTCAAGTCCTCTTTTTATTAGCTCATTGGCAAGAATTTTACAATCATTTGACGGTTTCATTACTATAACATTTTCAAAATTATCTAAAGCTCTTATTAACTTGTCCCCATCACCTTTTCTCAATGGAACTACACTAAAACCTTCTTCCCATTCCACTATGGGTATGTTCAAACTACCTGCTACTGAACAAAAAGAAGTTATTCCGGGTATAGTTTCAACTTCAACATCATATTTTTTTAAATAAGGTAAAAGATACATATATGTACTATAAACCGTAGGGTCACCTAAAGTAATAAATGCCACTGATTTGCCTTCATTTAGAAGCTTTGCTATAATAAGTGCATTTTCTTCCCATTTATTTTGAAGCTCATTTTCATCATATATCATAGGAAAAGTTAAATATATTATCTTCACATCTTTTTTTATATGCTCTTTAGCTATATCGTAAGCAAAACTTCCTGCTGACTTTCTCTTTTCTGGACATATTACTACGTCTACTTCATTTAATATCCTCTTTGCTTTAACAGTTATAAGTTCTGAATCCCCCGGTCCAACTCCAACCCCATAAAATTTACCTTTTTTCATATATACCTCCTGAAAATTTGAAATTATCTCTAATAAA belongs to Caminicella sporogenes DSM 14501 and includes:
- the cobU gene encoding bifunctional adenosylcobinamide kinase/adenosylcobinamide-phosphate guanylyltransferase — translated: MNSNKKIILITGGARSGKSSFAEKYVSEIGKKIAYIATAIPFDDGMKNRIKRHRESRPSEWTTFEMYRDIYKHIQKIAKKHDTVLLDCMTIMITNLMFDNSNIDWDKVDWEEVDDIENDIKEQIVLLIDEVKKAEINMVIVTNELGMGIVPESRLSRIFRDIAGRMNQLIAGKADEVYFIVSGIPVKIK
- the cobS gene encoding adenosylcobinamide-GDP ribazoletransferase, translating into MKRFILMIQFLTRIPIRFNLNVTEEDFLNGIIYFPLVGLIIGTFILAGYYIGLNLGGSFLAAVFAVIVEIIITGGLHLDGLADTFDGIYSNRPKDRVLEIMKDSRLGTNGALALFCVLIMKMALINKIPIPYIYPILLLMPVASRLNIVVACKIGKTAKANGMGNLFIGKITNMQLIIAYVISIVLALLFPIAMLCILIVNLFALWYVRHITLKIDGITGDILGSLIELSEIIFLLSYIIFFIFI
- the cobI gene encoding precorrin-2 C(20)-methyltransferase, with amino-acid sequence MKKGKFYGVGVGPGDSELITVKAKRILNEVDVVICPEKRKSAGSFAYDIAKEHIKKDVKIIYLTFPMIYDENELQNKWEENALIIAKLLNEGKSVAFITLGDPTVYSTYMYLLPYLKKYDVEVETIPGITSFCSVAGSLNIPIVEWEEGFSVVPLRKGDGDKLIRALDNFENVIVMKPSNDCKILANELIKRGLENNFILISKCGTEEERVITDIDIVKSEKIPYLSTMIIKKNGLKMYK